The Branchiostoma lanceolatum isolate klBraLanc5 chromosome 19, klBraLanc5.hap2, whole genome shotgun sequence DNA segment TTACTACCTACACTTAGAATACTAGTATAGCTCGCTGTGCTGCCCATGTCAAAATGCCATTGTAAGCATATCATAAggtattgtctttgtcagcagggctagcccttggTCCAAAAACGAGCCACCAAGAGAGTTCATGGGATCAGAGACCTATCATATGTGGAGAGACAGGAGACTTAGAGTACATTCATGGAAACTATATGATACCGTTTCCACTTTTGAGCttttgacttttgttttaaAACCTGGTAACTCagaatttgtttgaacctttaggtttattcatgagaagttcAAATCACCCTGCAGGCCGCTTtgcattgaggtcatgagggaagaggtcgTTTAATCGCTGACGATCATCCTAATCTCACTGTTTTGCTATATTATTACTTCTATTGACTTCATTGGTTTCCACGCACTAGCTAATACTGTTACCTTAAGTTATCACCCCTTGATACTTTTACTGGCTTTTAAGTATTAGTATCTATGTAATTGTAATCTGCGTTTATTATGTACTTTTAGCACTCGGCGTTGCCGATATGTGCCAccgcttcaaaggtgaataaagttcaaacttcaaagacagcggatgctgtccgaaacgtctgtttcctaattttatcaagttgcttgagttactgttatcttgcgtatcttattacctgatgtataaccttcatcgacgtactttTGAAATACAGCTCtatatttgggtcatcagggaGTTGACCCTATGACCTTTGGCAGTTGACCTCTTCCGTGACTACTTGCGTCTCTGTTTTGTTGTCTGAATTGAAATAATTCGGCAGCTTTTCGACATATATCTGAGGTTTGGAAAGCTCGGGAAAAATGTCAGAGAAACCACCAGTGGACGACAGCCCTCAAGATCAAAACGCTGTTACGGTTAGTGTCTTGCTTCATCGCTGAATTTCTCTCGCAAGTgtgagatggggaggggggcgatgcaACCATAATTTTGGGGTTTCTGTTTTgtagggaaaaaatgttgtttttctagtTACCCGACCGACCAGTCTAGCACAAACCTGCCTAGACTTTCTCAGGGTTGACCGCTAGCAATTAATATACAatttgacatctgagtgatacaattcaaaacagacttcctgcCTTTTTAATTATGCTGCAGATTAATTAGCTTTCATCGGTTGATAATTTAGATAGCCTAGCTGCCAGACCTCCAATCTCTATAATGTCTATCGTGTGGGGCCCCATGgtggcctggatgccagattgtTGCCAGGGCCTACACACTccaactcctcggctccagGACCAACATGCTTGGATGCCAGCcgcagactgtttccagggcctgcacaggccaactcctcggctgTACGGCTAACAATAACATGGCCCCACGGAcattctacaacaggccccccTGACGATAGGGTTATGAATAATTTAGAGGTGGAGGGTCTGACATTCAGGATAGATGCCAGGTTATGGAAATGTTGTCGAGTGTTTGATAGTGTGCCCTGATGGGAAtgtataattattattatttataatGACAAAATAGTTCCGTTCAGAGTCTAGTATATGAACTCAACAGACTCTTAGCTCTAAGAATGTGTTATTTACCTAATAGATGTTTATCTGTGCTTAGATGAGGGGTCGCACCAAGAAGAGACCACACCACTGCAAGCAGTGTGAGTATTCTGCGTCACGGAAATATCACCTGAAGCTTCACGTCATGACAAAACACACATGTGTGAAGCCATTCCTTTGTGGGCACTGCGGGTATTCAGCGGTAGCGAAGAACAGGCTTGCCAAACACGTGATGGCGAAACATGGGGTCAAGCCGTACAAATGTGAAGTTTGCGACTTTTCTACGGATCGAGAGGTATCGTTAAAGGTTCACACGGcaactcacacaggtgaaaaaccgtTCAAATGTGACCTTTGCAATTATTCAACTGCAAAGACGTCTAATTTGAAGCAACATATCGCCACTCacagtggtgagaaaccctacaaatgtgaaaCCTGTGACTTTTCTACCGCACTAAAGGGTTCTTTGGCGCGACATCTGGCAACACACTctggtgacaaaccctacaaatgtgacctgtGTGATCATACTACATTGCAAAGGTATAATATGTCCCGACACATAGCAACGCACACTAATGataaaccttacaaatgtgacatttgtgactattctacaaGACATAAGTCCTCTTGGAAGAATCACATGGCCACACACGCTGGtatcaaaccttacaaatgtgaaaCTTGTGGATATTCTGCAACAATAATGGCTACTTTGAAGCGACACATAGCctctcacaccggtgagaagcctcACAAATGTAATGTTTGTGATTATGCTACAGCACGAAGATTCGATTTGAAGGGGCACATGgcaactcacactggtgagaaaccgtacaaatgtgacattTGCAATCATTCTACATCTCTTAAGACTTCCTTAAGGCTACACATGGCGACACATTCTAGCGAGAGACCGTACATATGTGATGTTTGTGGGTATGCTGCATCTCTGAAGATTACTTTGAGGCAACACAAAGCGACACACAGTGACGAAAAGCCCCACAAATGTGACGTGTGTGATTATGCTACATTTCGGAAGGCTGAGTTGAGGGATcacatgagaactcacactggtgagaaaccgtataaATGTGAAGACTGCGGATTTTCAGCAGCAAAAAAGTCGAACTTGAAACGACATGAAGCTCGGACACACAAAAAACGGTAAAAATGTGAAGCCTCCAACTTGTCTACAGTATAAACATCTACAGGATCGCAAACGGAAGGTGAGGCTGATTAAATTCAGTCTAATAAAAGTGAGACATTGTTCAGTGTTATTCTTATAAATCATACTTAAAACCAGGGCTTTTACCTGGGATTTATACTTACAGGCGACCAAGAGTTGGCGGTGGAAACCAGACTTCCCCTGTGGGCTCTGGATTAAgaattacctggtagctttgcatgtcaattttCATGATGTAGCAGTGTCTGGtgtgaggaaaaaacaacagtggcagtgtgtgtgtgtgtgagtgtgtttgtgtgtgtggggggggacATGTAAAGGTGTATGTAATTATCAGGGAAAGAGGGCGTCCTCTGGCATGGGtgcccctgcaaaaggagggcgtAAAATATCTTTGTTTTCTTCGTGTAGGGCGTCCAGAAAACACCCTTAAGCCCTACTACATATAGCTACTAGCCAGCTTAACACTTATTAATAGTACTCAAGAAAGGTAAATTATGTTATTGAGATGTTAGTTGTGATGCTGAGAGGTGGAAGCATACAATGgttaaatgataaaaatgtagCTCAGGAGGtgcaattttacattttgttgagTTAGTCTTGGTGTGGGTCTCTTCGTTTTAAAAGTAAATCAATGAGTTTTATATGTGTTTTTAAACAGATGGATCGTTATGGTTTTGATTATGAGACGCTAGTATCCGTATTTTTAAAACCCGCTtgtaacatacatatatatatatatctatttcTATTTATTGTGCTGATTTTAAATATTCCTACATTTAACGTACGCTTTGTTTTATTGCTAACAGTCACTCATTGTAATATCACGACATcaatttagccttcgggctacGACCGTAGTGATAAGTATTTGTGTtctcaataaaaaccattactaAACACAATCTGGTGTGGTGCACACATTATGAAACATAACTCTGGTGGAGGTAGTTCAGAATACTTAGATGAGGCATGAAATGACTAGCCTTTAGAATAAAGATTTCCCTATTAATTATCAAACTGGAGTGTTGTCCATCATTTTAGTATTGCTTATTGAATAATTCTAATGCTAATTACCATAGGTCTTTTCTTTTGCTTTGCCAATAATAAATGTGAATTCAGTATTCATGACTTTTAAGTAAAGTTTTACCATTAGTGTTTAGAGGcttagaatatgatattgattgtAATGTTGTTCTATCAAATTAAATCTCTGTTTTAGACTTGGTTTTCCAGTCCAACACTAAGTCCTCCTTCTCGGTTCGAAAACATCTACTAGTACTGCATGCTGTCTTTATCAACAGAATATTTTGGGGTGTAAGGcaaatttccttgggggtacAGGTTAGGCAtggttagcctgggtgccatccaattatTACCAGGGCTCATACACTCACTGCCGTGGAAaaatctagcctgggtgccatctgattACTACAGGAGCGTTTACACTTGTTGCCTTGAAAAAAAGTGTAGGGGCCCcggtagtacatgtaattggatGGCAATCAGACAAAGACATGGTGCCAAAGACCAGTCCTGGCCTGTGTGGCCatgggccctggaaacagtctagATTCCAGGTATTGAAGAGTCGTTTTGGTGTTTTATTAAATCTAGCTCCTAACAACAACTTGTTGAACAAGTTATCATACTTAAGTTACCTGCAAATAACTCATTCATGCAAGAAATACACAAGAAGTAAACCTTCCACAACTTTTTAATTCCTTGGCACAAGATAACCAACACTGAACTGACAAAGTTTAACATTGCACATATATATAGACATTATGTAGTAGCAGTAGCATCTTGTTTTACTGGCACTGACAGTACATACTTTACAGCATATATGAAATAACATTGAGTCAACTTTCAACTCATGTCAAAAGTTAGAATATCTCAAATTGAAAGTGTCTACTTAATTGTGAGTCATTTCACAGTTTGAGTTTCACACTCACAAACACCTTTGGCCATTCTTGTGCATGGGATATTATTTGTTATCTCCAATTGCATGCAAATTCTGTACAATTATTCACAcatttattaaaaaaacattactaGTGATTAAAATCATATGAAATTTAGCAAATCGCTAATAACTATGCTTTGCTGcaatcattaaaaaatatgTTGTTACAAATTCTTCTATTtgacaaaatcaaaatcatactGGCCTAGAAATGCGACAAGAGCTTATAATCAATTCCTGATACGATTATATTGCATTTATACACagtggcactttggaagtaacaAGGCAGTGCAGGTACACAAAATACAATTAAAGCAAGGCCCTGGAAATTTATAAACAAAACAGCAGACAAAGATTATTACATGTGAAGAtaccgtaatctccaagcagatgtggggttcAGCGTAGTCTTTTATGCAATTGTTTTAGGTAATTTGTagttgtctttttattcactcACGTGTTGCaaagaaattaaaaacaaaGACAACTAGAAATATAGAATGTGCCTCAAAAAGATGACTGTGTAAAACACGGAACTgaaccatacatctgcttggagcaggtaaataaatacatgtatgtgtgctgGCCTATGATTGAAATCTACCTATGAGCTATGTCATATAAGATGCTTCTGTTCTAATAAAGTTATGTTTACTGAATACTTGAGCAGATAGTATTAGCTTTGCTCATTGGTTAGATTCACACCCAAGCAACCAATCACAACCAATATTACaaagtatcaatatcataatGACACCCTGCTTGATTGCTGAATTACCCATGATGCTTTAGATTATTTCCCAGCATCCCCTTGGTGACTACAAATTTCACAAGTTTACAAAATCCAATGTACatacattagcataatttttaaCCAAATATGGGAACAACAGTTTAAAACAGCTGCCATTATCTTGTTTGACAGGACAAAAAATGTATGGGGACTTTCCAACACATCAGTTTTCTTGGACGGTACAAAagtttttgttactttttaaTTTACAACAATGGCTTGATCAATAGCTCCTTAGAAGTATGGCTTTAATTTCCTACAGTAAAAATAACCCACCGTTGTGAGGCAAAGATTTGGACACCTCGGCATTTCTGCAAGGACAATGTAGGATTAATAGCCTTAGGTTGGGCATGATGACTGGATAAATTATACGGCTCTAACAAGTGCTGTAAGTTTTAAGTAAGTTATAGGCTCTCTCCATTGTCCCCCTCCCCATTGTATTAAGCTCCAAGATTGCAATATACAACTCACATAAAACTTTCTCTTAGCACCTGGCCATAAAGTGTACCTTTGTTCACATCAACTTGACTTTATACAGTTGTAGTCAACGTTTACAGCAGTTTTGTAACAGGCTTTATGCCTTGTGCTAATTTTGGTGGCTAGTTTTAAGACCCAGATAATAAATTCTGttattttgtggtagttttatgACAAGGGCTCATAGCTGCAGTGATAACTCAATTTGTGAAAAATCAAACGGGTGCATAGTGTtataatccatcaaaaggagcTTAAACGTTTTTTTAAAGAGAAGATATAGATTATTTATAACACAAATGCCATTGAAAGATAAAATTTTTAAAGTAAATCAAGTGGACACAGCATTTCAATGACAGTGGTCTCTTTCTACAAAGATTTCTTGACAACTTTGCACTTCAgaatgggaggggggcggcgatTAGAGAGAGAAGACTTTTATACCTATTTCACATATTGGGTGCAGAATGATGGGAAATCTTTTTTTGAAACTTTCTTTATACACTTATAAAATTGTGTGTTTGATGCTAAGTATTTGTTATAATTGCAGaatatattttgcataattctATGCAATCTAATTGCTAGGCTAACTTCCATGAGAGGGTatccatatatgtatatataaggGACCCTGTAGTCATTTTAATGACAACACTaatatcatatttcacttcAATGGCAAGGCATAGTAGTGCTTTTTTTACTGTTCTATTAATAACGTTAACTTGTAAGTTAGTGAATAGGTTAAGGAAACAAGTCATAACAAGCTCCATACTTATAAGAGTTATCAATTAACTCATCAAATACTAAcaacaaagaaatgacttcttaaCATGAACATGGCAATAGTAAAAATCTTACTTCAAAACGTGTCTATGTCACAATGACTCTTCCTAAAAGAAGAAACAATTGGAACTCTATTCAACATCTAAAAATGTACTACGCTGTAGTTGtcggaaactttttttttctatttacgATACGGCAAGAATAAATTATTACCCCTTTCTAAGTTGGATAAACAATGTTTGTAAGTATTAAAACCTTTTGTACCCAACAgatgtataatatataatacTGACATCTTTAGGTTGAACACACAAAAATCGAAACATCATTTTGGATACTGTCATGAAAACAAGCAGGTAACAGCAGCATACCAGTAGTTGCTGCAGTACTGGTTAAAACTGCAAGATGGCACCAAATAGCAGCTTGGGCCATTTCAGAGGTTGAAAGCGACTAATGATATTTAGGTTATGGCCCATCCAATGAAGCAAGCATTGGCACCAACTGCATGAAGATCAAAACGTTTTTGTTACCGCAGTCTGTAATAAGATCATGCTAAGTACATACAAAAGTACAATTCACATTTTTCTGAGCAGCAATTGTTGATGAATATGTAACAAgtacaaatgaatgaatttaaaTTTCTATAGCCTACCAATCTGGTATGCATAAAGCTCCAAGGTGTTCATGTAAGCTACCAAAATAGTTTCACTGAAAAACACATTGTTCAACTTGGAACAGAAAAAGCTCTAAGTTGTCTATCcaaggtacctacattttgtaaaattatacatttgtagtCAACTGGAAAACAGATTCTGAAGGAAAACATAGTTCAAGTTGCAACAAAAAGCTCTATGTTGTCCATCCAAGCTACCCAAATAAGTGCCACTGAAAAACATGGGGAAAATGTAGATCAACTTACTACCTGAAGCGAAGTTAATTTTGATAAAATAattatttgtttgtgtatttttgcaaCAGAACTAGATAACTAACTTATAAATACAATGGAGAAAATAAATATTTGGCATTTTGTGTAAAACATAACTCTTACATAACATAAAACACGGCACCTACTTTTCTTATCATTATAAAGTAACAGTTTAGCAAAATTCTTGCTGAAATTTGGCAGCggactttggaaaaaaaactacatttatAGAAAACATTGACTTTGCATTTTGAAACACTAACATCTCTTACAATAGCTGCACAGTACTTGCAACAAACACCAATTCatttacatgatgtacatgtagtatcaaatatttttgtaaaaatgtgttatcatATTGCCGAATATAGTAGAACAAGAGTTATTTGAATGTTATGTAAATATTGGAAACCATTTGACCTgaaaaaggttttgtttttgttgtttttccatcCAACGTTGTACTTTGGTCCCAAGCACTTCAAACAACAGTTGTTTTACCATTTTGTGAGATCTTCCTTGAAAATCTGCTTGGGGAGGGGAGCGGATTTCAGTATCATTAATAATTTGTTCAATTAACCTtttccctactgcctaaccctgtaTTCTGTACAACATTGGTGCCAAAATGGCTCCCTTAGCTGGCTGGAGGTTATGTCCAAAGAGGGCCCATTATCTTGAGCATTAACTGTTTTTAAACCtgatctcaagatttttttctaaaatctaccATGCTCCTTCCCCATGTACTTTCTTAAAACATAACCTATGGCAAAGCAAGACCCTTAACGTCACCGTTTGGGAACTTTCTTCAACGCAACAACTACAGCAACAATTCAACTACAAATCTAGAACCACAATACGCTTCTCTGGTACTACAAATCAATTGCACAAGTCATTTTAAGCACAACTTCTTTTTCGTATACAATACAGTATTCATACCAAACACCACTCTACATCTACACTACTGGGTTGCACTGCGACAGTACAATTTATAATACTGGGTACTGGTAACTGTTTCCACAACTTCTTTTTGTTCATAATACATTGACAACTCTGCTCACAAAACAGTTGGACAATGTTTGAAATTGCATTTATTTATTGCTGACACACTTAATATACTGAACTTGGAATGCACACTCTTTTGATACTTCAAGTCTTTTTTAAAAACTCAGTTTAAAGAGTTTTAAGGATTCCATTCTTAAAAAAGCATGTTGTTTACATCTGATCTAAACCTTGGCTTGCCAATGCTTGTTTGAGTCATAAACTAGTATTCATTTTGGTACACTtggtacatacagtcaaacctgtacttagTGAACACCTCTGTATAAGGACCACCTctgtataaggaccacctggccatttgACTGCTTTTCAATAGAcccttagattattttttcATTGACCCAACCAACTCTTGTTTATAGCTTCTATTTTCTTCAAATCCTTTCAATGGTGACTAATGACAGGTTTGATACTGTGACATACCATAGTCACAACCATTCCAAACATACATccgtacatgtatctgtcatgTATGACCAATGAACAATGTAAACCAAGGTAAAGAATAGCCACACTCACTTCCAGCCAGTTCTTCTTTTGTACACGTACAGGACTCGAAATTCTTCTTCTCAGAAAGTTTACTTCAAAATTGGAAAAACTTTCGCAATTGGCAAACAAAACAGCCGGTTTCTGTCTGCTACGGCGTTTGCATGCCATTGACTCACAATTTTTCACCCTGTAACATTGCACATTGTCTACCTGCAattgagaatttttttttcaaattgcaagggCGTATTTCGAGTCCTAacttatcaatatcaatatcaaggGTGGTATACCCGTACCAGTGAATAAGGGATCATATCTGAATGATTCCCCCCGAGAAGTTCACTGATGGGTGCATGCACACTAACTCTGATGGTGCTGCACCTCAAACTACATATTGTttatctccaagaagatgtacGGTCAGGCTCAGTGTTTTACACATGTTTATGAAGCTTTTTATACGTCTTTCCAAAGGGCCATGTTTTCCCCTCTTTGCCTCCCCAAGAAGATCACATAAAAGCCTCAAA contains these protein-coding regions:
- the LOC136425087 gene encoding zinc finger protein 431-like gives rise to the protein MSEKPPVDDSPQDQNAVTMRGRTKKRPHHCKQCEYSASRKYHLKLHVMTKHTCVKPFLCGHCGYSAVAKNRLAKHVMAKHGVKPYKCEVCDFSTDREVSLKVHTATHTGEKPFKCDLCNYSTAKTSNLKQHIATHSGEKPYKCETCDFSTALKGSLARHLATHSGDKPYKCDLCDHTTLQRYNMSRHIATHTNDKPYKCDICDYSTRHKSSWKNHMATHAGIKPYKCETCGYSATIMATLKRHIASHTGEKPHKCNVCDYATARRFDLKGHMATHTGEKPYKCDICNHSTSLKTSLRLHMATHSSERPYICDVCGYAASLKITLRQHKATHSDEKPHKCDVCDYATFRKAELRDHMRTHTGEKPYKCEDCGFSAAKKSNLKRHEARTHKKR